In Penaeus vannamei isolate JL-2024 chromosome 13, ASM4276789v1, whole genome shotgun sequence, the sequence tctgtctctcttcccacccccatttctctctctctctctccccacccccatttctctctctctgtccccatccccatttctctctctctccctccccctccctctccctcgctccctccctcccacatccccctcatcatcatcaacaacatcaacatcaacatcatcatcaacatcatcatcaacatcaacatcaacatcaacatcaacatcatcatcaacatcaacatcatcaacatcatcaacatcatcaacatcatcatcaacatcatcatcaacatcatcatcaacatcatcatcaacatcatcatcaacatcatcatcaacatcatcatcaacatcatcatcaacatcatcaacatcatcatcaacatcatcatcaacatcatcatcaacatcatcatcaacatcatcatcaacatcatcatcaacatcatcatcatcatcatcatcatcatcatcatcatcatcatcatcatcatcatcatcatcatcatcatcaacatcaacatcaacatcaacatcaacatcatcaacaaatcatcatcatcatccatcaatatcatcatcattaataatttttACTGTTGTGAACTAACTCTTGCATCTTTTCAGGTCTTACCATGGAGAAGATGGTTACTTTGAACAGGTAATTTATCCATTAACTATTTATGTACAGTTGATTTATTTAGAATATTCAAGGGGATATGATAACTTTGCATGTGTAATGTATCCATACAATTTTTCATAGGGTAAATAATTGGTGTTACAGAAGCCTAGgaaatatttttattgtgttgCCTGAGTGTAGAAGTTGTGACACATGcaggcacgcactcacacacacacacccagactcccacatacacacatgcacgcacctacacgtacgcacacacacacacacacacacacacacacacacacacacgcacgcacgcacgcacacgcacgcacgcacgcacacacgcacacacgcacacacgcacgcacacacacgcgcgcacacacacacatacatacacacacatacacacacacacacacacacacacacacacacacacacacacacacacatatatacacacacatatatacacacacatatacacacacatatatacacacacatatatacacacacgtatatacgcacacatatatacacacacatatatacacacacatatacgcacacacatatacgcacacatatatacgcacacatatatacgcacacatatatacacacatatatatatatacgcacacatatatatatatacgcacacatatatatatatatacgcacacatatatatatacgcacacatatatacacacacatatatacacacacatatatacacacacatatatacacacataaacacacaacacacacacaacacacacacacacacacaacacacacacagacacacacacacacacacacacacacacacacacacacacacacacacacacacacacacacacacacacacacacacacacacacacacacacatacacacacacacacacatatacacacacacacatacatacatacagatttattGTGTTGCCTGAGTGTAGAAGTTGTGACACATGcaggcacgcactcacacacacacacccagactcccacatacacacatgcacgcacctacacgtacgcacacacacacacacacacacacacacacacacacacacacacacacacacacacacacacacacacacacacacacacacacacacacacacacacacacacacacatatacacacacatatatacacacacatatatacacacacatatatacacacacatatatacgcacacgtatatacgcacacatatatacgcacacatatatacacacacatatatacacacacatatacgcacacatatatacgcacacatatatatacacacacatatatatatacacacacatatatatatacacacatatatatatatacgcacacatatatatatatacgcacacatatatatatatacgcacacatatatatatacgcacacatatacacacacatatatacacacatacatacacacacacacacacacataacacacgcgacacacacagcacacacaacacaaacaacacatacaacacacacaacacacacaacacacaccacacacaccacacacaccacacacaccacacacaccacacacacacacacgcgcacacacacacacacacacacacacacacacacacacacacacacacacacacacacacacacacacacacacacacacacacacacacacacacacacacacacacacacacatatacacacacacacacatatacacacacacacatacatacacacagatgtatgtgtgtttcgtgtgtaggCCTAGCCTGTTATTAATGATGTGCAATGGTTCTCTGTCATCCTGGTCAAATATCCAGCCCAATTCCATTTAAGGTGATCTAGTCATTTTTCAGGTTAAATCTGCCATCTTGCTGAAAGTGATCTAAATGCCTTTCCAAAGAGCTTCAGGGCCTCCGAATCTTCCTTGAAATTTATAAGGTCCATCCGATATTTTTaaggttacatacatatatatatacatacatatatatatatacatacatatatatatacatacatatatatatacatacatatatatatatacatacatatatatatatacatacatatatatatatacatacatatatatatacatacatatatatatatatatacatacatatatatatatatacatacatatatatatatacatacatatatatatatacatacatatatatacatacatatatatatacatacatacataaatatatacatacatatatatatatacatacatatatatatatacatgcatatatatgcacatatatatatatatatatatatatatatatatatatatatatatatatatatatacacatatatatatatatacatatatatatacatatatatatatatatatatatatatatatacatatatatatacatatatatatatatatacatatatatacatatatatatatatatatataaacatatatatacatatatatatatatatatatacatatatatatatacatatatatacatatatatacatatatataaacatatgtatatacataagtatctatatatatatatatatatatatatatatatatacatatatatatacatatatatatacatatatacatatacatatacatatatacatatatacatatatacatatatacatatatacatatatacatataatctatatatgtaagatatattatatatatatatatatatatatatatatatatatatatatatatatatatgtatgtatttacatatatgtatgtatatatatatggatatacctatatatatacctatatatatatatatatatatatatatatatatatatatatatatatggatatgatatatataaatgtgtatgtatgtatatatgtatgatgtattaatatatatatatatatatatatatatatatatatatatatatatatatatatatatatatatatatatatatatacacacacacatagccatatggaagtacatgtattttttttcttttatttaatgacAGCggaattgattttatttattcatatttgtatttatatatatattatatattattcattacatattatatatatatatatatatatatatatatatatatatatatatatatatatatatatatatacattttatatataatatatatatatatatatatatatatatatatatatttatgtatatatacattttatatatatatatatatacttatttatttatttatttatttatgtatatatacattttatgtatatatatatatatatatatatatatatatatatatatatatatatatatatatatatatatatatatatatacatatatatacagatatatacatatatgtatagatatatatacatatatacacacacacacacacacacacacacacacacacacacacacacacacacacacacacacacacatatatatatatatatatatatatatatatatatatatatatatatatatatatgtgtgtgtgtgtgtgtgtgtgtgtgtgtgtgtgtatgtgtgtgtgtatgtatatatatctatacatatatgtatatatatgtatatatatatatacatatatataatgtatatatacataaataaataaataaatatatatatatatacatatgtatatatacatatacatatacatatacatatatatatacatatacatatatatatacatatatatatatatatacatatacatatacatatacatatatatatatatatatatatatatatatatatatatatatatatatttatatatatatatatatatatatatatatatatatatatatatatatatatatatatatatatatatatatatatgcatgtatgtatatgcatgtatgtatatgcatgtatgtatatgcatatatatatatatatatatatatatatatatatatatatatatatatatgtatatgcatatatgtatatgcatatatatatatatatatatatatatacatatgcatgtatgtatatgcatacatatgcatgtatgtatatatatgtatgtatatatatgtatgtatatatatatatatatatatatatatatatatatatatatatatatatatatatacatatatatatatatatacatatatatatatatatatatatatatatatatatatatatatatatatatatatatatacatatatatatgcttatataaatatacatacatatatatacgtatatatatatatatatatatatatatctatatatatatatatatatatatatatatatatatatatatatatatatatatatatatatatacacacacacatagccatatggaagtacatgtattttttttcttttatttaatgacAACagaattgattttatttattcatatttgtatttatatatatatatatattatatattattcattacatattatatgtgtatatatatgtatgtatatatatatatatatatatatatatatatatatatatatatatatatttatttatttatttatttatttatgtatatatacattatatatatatacattttatatatatatttatgtatatatatatatttatgtatatatatatatatatatatatatatatatatatatatttatgtatatatacattttatatatatatatatatatatatatatatatatatatatatatatatatatatttatttatttatttatttatgtatatatatattttttgtgtatatatatatatatatatatatatatatatatatatatatatatatacgtatttatttatttatttatttatgtatatatacattttatgtatatatatatatatgtatatatatatatgtacatatatatatatatatatatatatatatatatatatatatatatatatatatatatatatatatatatatatatatatatatatatatatatatatatatatatatatatatacgtatttatttatttatttatttatgtatatatacattttatatatatatatatatatatatatatatatatatatatatattttatttatgtatatatacattttatatatatatatatatatatatataaagtataaatatgacatatatatatatatatatatatatatatatatatatatatacattttatatatatatatatatatatatatatatatattatatacatatacatatatatatatacatatatatatacatatatgtatagatatatatacatatatacacacacacacacacacacacacacatatatatatatatatatatatatatatatatatatatatatatatatatatatatatataaaatgtatatatatatatatatatatatatatatatatatatatatatataaatatgtatatatgtatatatacacatatatatacacacacacacacacacacacacacatatatatatatatatatatatatatatatatatatatatatatatatatatatatatatatatatgtgtgtgtgtgtgtgtgtgtgtgtgtgtgtgtgtgtgtgtgtgtgtgtgtgtgtgtgtatatatgtatatatctatacatatatgtatatatgtatatatatatatatatatatatatatatatatatatatatatatatatatatatatatatatatatataaaatgtatatatacataaataaataaataaattatatatatatatatatatatatatatatatatatatatatatatatatgtatatatgcataaataaataaatatatatatatatatatatatatatataatatatatatatatacatatatattcatatatatatatatatatatatatacatatatatatatatttacataaatacatatctatatatatatatatatgtatacatatatatatatatatatgtatacatatatatatatatatatatatatatatatatatatatatatacatacacacacacatatgcatgtatgtatatatatatgtatgtatatatatgtatgtatgtatatatatatatatatgtgtatgtatatatatgtgtgtatgtatatatttgtatgtatgtatatgtatgtatatatatgtatgaatatattatgtatatatatatatatatatatatatatatatatatatatatatatgtatatatatgtatgcatatatatgtatgcatatatatgtatatatatatatatatatatatatatatatatatatatatatatatatatatatatatatatatatatatatatatgtgtatgtgtatatatatatatatatatatatatatatatatatatatatatatatgtatatattttctttctttctttctttctttctttcttttcttttcttttcttttcttttcttttctatgtcatcttcctctttttcttcttcttcatcttttatttacaGACAACAGAATTAAGTTGTACTTTACTTTTTAGGATAATATGGATGGTTACCAAGGCCGGATATGGGAATGTGAGAGGTCAGAATTGTCAAGATTTGGATCTGGAGAAGGTAACTTGCTGTCTCTCCTGACCttaaatgatggttatgatgatttgtgtcattattattatcatttttagtatgattattattattgtttatattatttttgtcaccatcatcattattttgttgttgtttttttgtttataatttaattattgttattatagtaactattattattattactattgttattattattattattattattattattattattattttaattattgttgttgttattgttattattatttttttcaataagattttttttatcattatcattatcaactctcTGCCATTGGGAAAATGTGATGGttactgtagttttgttttgtgaaatgtatctCTATATAGATAGTTCCGCTTGTGCTCAGCAACATGGAATCGGTTTGTAGTTCGCATGACTTTACTTGATTTCCCCcttactttagtttttttttaggggggggatatctcctcttccttctgtcatcattattataattattaatagtagtagtagtagtagtaatagtagtagtagtagtagtagtagtagtactagtagtagtagtagtagtagtagtagtagtagtaatagtagtaatagcaatagcagcagcagtagcagtagtagtagtgtttttattattattgctactgttattgttaatattagtatcagtattagcattagcCCCATACTGCTGGGGATAGCATGCGTGTACATGCCATGCTCATTGTGAGTATACTTAATTAATTGTCTTTACacgtagatggctccacaagtactataTAAGTCACGAGTGAGACAATTATGAGTActatcttttccttgatttttggaaatattttctgatatcttatattgctgttagtaaCTAAAATCAAAAGCATTAGGATAATTAGAATgtctatagtaatgattatactgatgatgctaatatcagcattgatattaatagtagtcgtaaaagatgaagaaaaaaaaacttcttcctacaaggtctactaattgaagtaacattataatgagaataatgaatataatgataatgataataacaacatcaataacattaattaaaaaagaaaagaaaaaaagaacactttTTCCCACAAACTCGAGGAAAGGTTACAAGGTGTACTTATTGAATTCTTGTtggctaagcacttgtggagccatctatgtgcagacatttcacaaaacaatatgcCAGTGAACACTACATTTTTCTGGTGACATGGGGTcaatattctcctcctcctcctcttcctcttcttccttgtcttcctcttcctcttcctcctcttattttccttctccttttacctcttcttcttccttctcctccttttacctcctcttccttctccttttcctccttctcttcctcctcttccttctaccagtgaacatcctcttcctcttcttccttattctactcctcctcctcctcctcccagtggacatcctcctcttcttctccctcattctactCATCATCCGCCACTTCCCAGtggacatcctcctcctccttccattggacatcctcatcctcttcttcctcctcctacttgccttcctcctccttccagtgaacatcttactcctcttctttctcctcctactttcctttcttctccttccaatgaatgtcttcctcttcttcctgattcAGTTAATTTTCTTCCTCCTGAGCTTCCTCATTCAGTTCAatttcttcatcctcattcaGCTCAACTTTCTcttactgttttttgttgttcctctccctcctttttctttttcttttttcttattgctatttcATCCTTTTCTCCTTGAAATTATATTATCCAATTGACATGTTTGTAAGGTGTAAATAATGTTGaaatattaattgatattaattTTAGGAAAATTAAGTATTATGATTCTTTGATATCAGATCATTATATGTTATAGATTGATGATTGGTGGTTTTTTGATATTCAAAATCAAAATTTGTAAGGCTTTATGATACAAAATAAgcaaattaacattattgtctaTCTTTTAAGGAATGAGAAGGAGCTTTAGTGAAGAAGGTAACAGGGATCTCCACAGCCATTGGGAAGGAGGaagtattggtgatggtgataaactTTGCTACAGCGACGAAGATCTCGATAACAGTATCTCTGTTGACGACAGTTGGTTTCAGACAAACAAAAATGCGCCAGACTCTACTCCTGTAATCAGCTTTGCAGAAAGTTGGGAGGCATGGCTTAAACAAAGTGCCAACAGCAAAGAAGATTGTGTTCCATTTGAGTGGCTCTTGAATGATAACACAAGCAACGATCATAGCACAATGTTTTACTCCCTGAAGTATTGTGATTCATGTGAAATTTATTTCACCAATAATTACGATTTCCAACAACATTTAAAACTTTGCAGAATTTATCCAATGTGCAAAGTTTGCAAAAGGTCCTTCAGTAACCGTGCAGACCTGCATAGGCACATCAGTGTCAGCCAACATAAAGTTGTGGCCAAGGAAGACTGGAGGAGAGTGTCAAAGGCAGAGTATATTAGTCTGTGTAGAGAGGGCAGAGTTTTTACAAGTGAATACCTTTCTGTGAAGCAGCATCTGAATAATAGCGAAAATAGGCAGAACAgtcaagggaaagggaaagcagTACTAAAGAGTCAAAACAACTCTTCCTCATATCAATGTAGTACATCTACAGCATATAACAGTCAAGCACATATTCTGCCATTTCCAGATGTCTTAGAAGAGGAGTTTGAAAAGAGTTCACAACATACAAAAAATTTTCCGCCCGATGAATGCAACAACAATGGACCTAATCAAACCGGAAAAGAAAACCTGACAACAAAAGGCCTTCATACTCTATTTTTTTGTCAGATGTGTAATActtatttcatatatctaaaGACTTTTAAAAAGCATAGAGGAAAATGTACTGGGAAAAATATTTGCAAAGTTTGTTTCCAGAATTTCAAGAATTTCAAACTTCTCCTAAAtcatataagaaaagagaaacatgcTGTACAACAAGATACTGCCCATATAAATGCAAGTCATAAAACCTTTCAGAGACTCCTCAAGGCCAAGAGAATTGCTCCATGTGATGTTTTAGAATACCAAGCAAATGCAAAGGAAAATGTAACAAACCAAAAATCTGGAAATAAAGAAGTGGAAGGCACACTTTCCACAACACCAGTGGCTGAAGCATGTGTGGAACAAACTTCTTTAGTAGAGAACATGCCTAAGGAGAAGATAGCCAATGGCAAATGTGATGGAACAATCATACATGAGAAAGATAATTCGTCCACGGAGAAAAGTAAGATAGTAGGCAAGGAGTGTGCATCAAAGGATAGCAGTGTGAATTTGCTAGGAGAGGAGCAATTAAGCAAAACCatggtgatagaaagagagacttcCAGTGAATTGGAAGACAACCTAAAATTAGAGAATGAAGTCAGCATCAGCAAAGGGGAACTTCCTGTGACTCAATATGAAACAGTGAATGATCATATC encodes:
- the LOC113827706 gene encoding uncharacterized protein isoform X3, which produces MRRSFSEEGNRDLHSHWEGGSIGDGDKLCYSDEDLDNSISVDDSWFQTNKNAPDSTPVISFAESWEAWLKQSANSKEDCVPFEWLLNDNTSNDHSTMFYSLKYCDSCEIYFTNNYDFQQHLKLCRIYPMCKVCKRSFSNRADLHRHISVSQHKVVAKEDWRRVSKAEYISLCREGRVFTSEYLSVKQHLNNSENRQNSQGKGKAVLKSQNNSSSYQCSTSTAYNSQAHILPFPDVLEEEFEKSSQHTKNFPPDECNNNGPNQTGKENLTTKGLHTLFFCQMCNTYFIYLKTFKKHRGKCTGKNICKVCFQNFKNFKLLLNHIRKEKHAVQQDTAHINASHKTFQRLLKAKRIAPCDVLEYQANAKENVTNQKSGNKEVEGTLSTTPVAEACVEQTSLVENMPKEKIANGKCDGTIIHEKDNSSTEKSKIVGKECASKDSSVNLLGEEQLSKTMVIERETSSELEDNLKLENEVSISKGELPVTQYETVNDHIKQSPVSPSDSGCQMDDICHDIDSPFIGLDIKEEVLEESMNTSSLQAVDEREMGKKVNDSTIKEERETCITLTGEKLKRKESYKPLPKSVKIARLEHKTTSLSKYLEVQKHPERPVRCIKLRRRTEYCPGCMESVDARSAILNTETFEVSMWCKTCAWSIFFTDFFHPQ
- the LOC113827706 gene encoding uncharacterized protein isoform X2, encoding MDGYQGRIWECERSELSRFGSGEGMRRSFSEEGNRDLHSHWEGGSIGDGDKLCYSDEDLDNSISVDDSWFQTNKNAPDSTPVISFAESWEAWLKQSANSKEDCVPFEWLLNDNTSNDHSTMFYSLKYCDSCEIYFTNNYDFQQHLKLCRIYPMCKVCKRSFSNRADLHRHISVSQHKVVAKEDWRRVSKAEYISLCREGRVFTSEYLSVKQHLNNSENRQNSQGKGKAVLKSQNNSSSYQCSTSTAYNSQAHILPFPDVLEEEFEKSSQHTKNFPPDECNNNGPNQTGKENLTTKGLHTLFFCQMCNTYFIYLKTFKKHRGKCTGKNICKVCFQNFKNFKLLLNHIRKEKHAVQQDTAHINASHKTFQRLLKAKRIAPCDVLEYQANAKENVTNQKSGNKEVEGTLSTTPVAEACVEQTSLVENMPKEKIANGKCDGTIIHEKDNSSTEKSKIVGKECASKDSSVNLLGEEQLSKTMVIERETSSELEDNLKLENEVSISKGELPVTQYETVNDHIKQSPVSPSDSGCQMDDICHDIDSPFIGLDIKEEVLEESMNTSSLQAVDEREMGKKVNDSTIKEERETCITLTGEKLKRKESYKPLPKSVKIARLEHKTTSLSKYLEVQKHPERPVRCIKLRRRTEYCPGCMESVDARSAILNTETFEVSMWCKTCAWSIFFTDFFHPQ
- the LOC113827706 gene encoding uncharacterized protein isoform X1, whose amino-acid sequence is MDPWGERPRFVSRDRRTRRSREGSYYDYNHRYSYDNDPSMQYYEQGGDYYHEENGVYETVDYVEEEISDYHSGYSFHNRSYHGEDGYFEQDNMDGYQGRIWECERSELSRFGSGEGMRRSFSEEGNRDLHSHWEGGSIGDGDKLCYSDEDLDNSISVDDSWFQTNKNAPDSTPVISFAESWEAWLKQSANSKEDCVPFEWLLNDNTSNDHSTMFYSLKYCDSCEIYFTNNYDFQQHLKLCRIYPMCKVCKRSFSNRADLHRHISVSQHKVVAKEDWRRVSKAEYISLCREGRVFTSEYLSVKQHLNNSENRQNSQGKGKAVLKSQNNSSSYQCSTSTAYNSQAHILPFPDVLEEEFEKSSQHTKNFPPDECNNNGPNQTGKENLTTKGLHTLFFCQMCNTYFIYLKTFKKHRGKCTGKNICKVCFQNFKNFKLLLNHIRKEKHAVQQDTAHINASHKTFQRLLKAKRIAPCDVLEYQANAKENVTNQKSGNKEVEGTLSTTPVAEACVEQTSLVENMPKEKIANGKCDGTIIHEKDNSSTEKSKIVGKECASKDSSVNLLGEEQLSKTMVIERETSSELEDNLKLENEVSISKGELPVTQYETVNDHIKQSPVSPSDSGCQMDDICHDIDSPFIGLDIKEEVLEESMNTSSLQAVDEREMGKKVNDSTIKEERETCITLTGEKLKRKESYKPLPKSVKIARLEHKTTSLSKYLEVQKHPERPVRCIKLRRRTEYCPGCMESVDARSAILNTETFEVSMWCKTCAWSIFFTDFFHPQ